cccaaTAAATTCATATCAGATCTATTGGCATGAACTGaattgccttttttttatttgttgtctatatttttcctacataattgttattttttatggaagGACTAATATCAAACCTATCCATGAATGGAgaaatttcaaataacactAGTACAGCAGTGAGTATGGGATAAAAGTTCATTATGCATGAACCATACATCTCATAGCCCTTCAATGTGGTGCATCCATTTTATGAggacttgtttagttgtttatATAATTGTATCTATTCTGAGACCTCTTATTGCTGAAGACAGTTGGATTTCATTTAGCTGGACTACATGTGAGGTTTATCTCATGCTATCAATGTTATATGGGTTTGGATATGAGTGTTGGGTGTGGGTTTTGACCATGAATCGACATACTTAAATCCTCTATTTGAggatattgaaatatatatctGGTAGTGAATGGGTAATATAGACACATTATGAATGGTAAGTATAATGTACTTGCATGATATTCTAAGATAAGTTGATGTTGTTTAGAAATATACTTGAAATTAAGTGAAACCTAAGAGAGAAATATTTATCTTTTACCCATGTTAGAGTTTTGAAATCTTTCTTCAGAATCAAACATGAGTTTAGTTTCTTCAACTATCTTAAAAATAGAGGATCCAAATGTGCAGTTGTATTGTTGTTGGGCACTTATCCCATTCCCTTACCCTTATAATATCCATAAGCCCCCAGCATGCTATTAACTCATCTACCATATTGACTAGCAATTCTTGGCATTTgatttatattcatctcattttgattttaaagTTTGATGTTCCAAGTTTGGAATATGCTCCTCAGGTTTGCTCCACTGCTATGAGGACTGGAAGCCTTCTTTCCAGTCATGTCAGATTTTGCTCATCAGTGGATGACATTTTTGCCCGTCTGTTGACCTTGACTACTTCTGTAAGGGGTCGGTTCATTCATTTTATTGGTGAGTACCTTATTTCAACCATTTTTAGGTTATGTACGGCTAATAAGCATTGAGGTGAATACCTGAAATACATGTCGTATCTGTTGATATCGACCCTCTAACCATCTGTTGAAGTTATTTTCCCTAATATAATAGCTTCATCTGGTTCAATATGACTGCAGAGGAACTTGTCTATAGAGATATCAACAGATGCTCTGAAGATTTAATGGATCCTTCTTCTGGACAACATTCAAGATGTTCAAGTTGCACCAACTGTAGAATTGTCTCTGATGGTTGTTCGTCTTCTTCAGGACCTTACAACACTAGTACCAGTGTTGGAATCCCTGAAAAAAGGGCATCAGATCTCAAGATAAGGTTACCTctaaattcaagatttgaaattGTAGAAAACAATTGCTGTTTTCAAAGCATATTTAATTTTTCGAGGGCATAAGGAATCGCATTAAGATTTTCTCTATCTCTAGGTGATTACAGTCTATTCTATGAATAAAATCAAGGGGCATACTCGCTTAACATCAATCTGGAATCATGACACTGTTGGCAATAGCTTCATTCTCAAGAAGAATGCAAATAGTTTTGGAATTATAAGCAGTTCCATTGATTTTggtttctctttttcttgtgTTGATGTGATTTATTGATTAAGCATCATTTGGGAATTTGCAAGTGTATAAATGGATGCATGTTGCACATATATGGATCCTCTGAAGCTTAAACAGTGAACTGTGTATGTATGGTTGTCCACTATTTGATAATATGGAAACAACTTTCCTGCCTTAATAAACTTCAAAATTTACCCAACATGAATATAGGCTGCAAAGTATGTTATGTATCGCATGTCTATTTTATTATCaactattcttttaaaattttgatttgtcttaCTATTTGCTCTTGATTTTAGGTTGATGCTCCCATTATTTGGTTTTAGACTTGCCTGGAGGCTAGCACTTTCTTCTTGGAAATTTTCTTTCTGCTTTATCAGATGCACCCAAGTTAAAGTTCGCAGGTGAAGGCATGCTTGTTATATGCTTTAGTTGCCATAGATAAGTCAGGCGTGGCGCCTTTCTGTTCTATTGAATGCTTAAATATCAATTCAGATCATACATCTTAGCAGTCCTATGTTTTAAATTTCTCATTAGCAGCTTGGGTTTGTAGAAAATTAATACTTATTCTTGCATATTTAGTGTCATCTCTCGAGTTAGGAAAACTTTGCATGGTTCTTCAGATGATATTGGATGGTTGCAACACACTCCTGGAATGGCTCCTGTGGAGGATGGTTCTGCTAGGTTCCTAGAACTGTTGCATCATGTAAGGtaccaaatttaaatttgtgacTTTTTAGCAAATTTAGATTCGGCAATGAGCATTTCCTGTGGTGATTATGATAATTACTGTTCTGTGGTGAATCTTTTGGATTTCATGCTTGAATTCTTCCCTCTAGGTTGAACCCGACCAACCTTCATTAACCTAACCTTCAGCAACTGACCAGCCACACCCCCTTTATCTACCAAAAATACTAAACAAAACtttttatcaatatttttaatcatcATGTACTTCatcatttgataaaaaaaacgcAACATTTTTACCAaacatcattttcatttttggtttcaaaattttgaaaaaatgaaaacattattAAACACAATGTTTAGTTTCCATTTTTGTATGGAAAATGAAACTGAAGACAAAGCAAATTAATAACAAACGCAAAAAATGACTTTATTAGAACTGACTTCAAAATCAGACAACCCCAATATATTAACttcatttttcaacttattCCAACAACAGTTCGAGGATCTCTTTTGATTTGAAGAACCTCTATATATAGCTGCTATGAATTTGAGTGtagcttattttcttcttctctctttttttttttgtttttttaaaggGGGTCTTTATATCATTGAATACCTATTTGTCATTTGTGTTAGTTTTCATAAATTGATATTCCCTTCCATTCTTTTGcttctcaggaatggaaatcaCAATCTCCCAGACTCGTTTGTGTATCTTCTGATTCCaggtaaaataattttaattgaacaTTTGATTCTCCTCGTCAATTGATTTCTAATGTGTGATGACCAATTCATGTAAGTCGTTATTGTCAGGGCTTTTTAGCAATCATGGTCCCTTGTATTTTGTCGGCACCAAGAGATTTTTCTCCAAGATGGGTCTAGCATGCCATATTGCAAAAATCCACAGTGAGGTACGTGCATTCTGTGGCTATAATCATACGAGTAAAAAGTGGCTTTGGGAACATTGAAACTAATTCCTACCTCATGATAGTCGTGCTGTGTTTGTGTTCTCTTCTCTATATAATGATGTACTTTTTCCTTGtctcattttgttattatcCCATAAACCATTGTAAATCTTTGTGTTTTGTGAAGGCGTCTGTGGAGCATAATGCCTGGGAACTGAAGCTATATATTGAAGAGCTGTACTGGGGGTCCGGCAAACGTGTAATGCTGCTTGGGCACAGCAAAGGTGGAGTTGATGCTGCTGCTGCATTGTCAATTTACTGGGGTGATTTAAAGGACAAAGTTGCCGGCTTGGCACTAGTCCAGAGCCCATACGGTGGCACGCCTTTAGCTTCTGATATTCTTCGTGAAGGCCAGGTTGCCGACAAAGAAACCAGGAGGATCATGGAACTTATAATATGCAAGCTAATTAAGGTAATCCTTCCTCTGTATGTAGATGTCATAGTAGTATATGCAAGCTAAGTAAGGTAATCATTTTAATTTGGATGTTAGACTAGACAAACCTATTTCATAGTTGTACATGTACTAAGAATGGAGGTGTACTGGAGAGGTCCTGGCCGAGAAAAACGATTAGCAAGGGAAATCATATCCTTAGAACTAGAAAGAGGAGAAAGGAAAAGGAGAGCCTTTATGCAAATGCAGATGGTTTCTCCCCTTGTTAGCAGAAAAAAATCGGAATAATAAAAGTACGAGTGTtatttagtttgatatattttaaatacaatcaAAAATTCGATCAAATATTTGTCATACGGAAAATATTTGGGagatatttattcatatttaatacattttaactaaataaatttgataataaaaatttgacatattatatatatatatacacaaatatattcttgataaacaagtaaataattcattaaacataaaaatataattttatattttcaccaatattacaaaataacagagagagatgagaggtaTGTATGGGGAtagatgaataataatattcattaatatttaataaaaacaaaggAGAGGTGGGTGAAAAGTGAGAAATTGAGAACTTTGTTAGGAGCATATATGTTTCTTTAGTGTATGAAGTCATCATGAGGCATTAGTCAtagcaataattaaaaaaaatatttggtctGTTGCACATGGTCTTGTGGGAGTAGATAACGAATTTTTcagtcaaatttttaaaaaacatttgtCGAtacatgttttatattttttaaatttaaaatatgaaaattattctaaatatttaaaaaatatgtgagtataatatttttaataaaaatataaaataattcacATATAATACGGGAATAATTCGATAAATTATTATCAAGGATTTTTTTCATTAGAGACAAaatgtccccccccccccaaaaaaaaaaaaaggaaaaaaaaagtagaattgtttcttgttgattttGGATGCAAGAGATACAAAATGTTCTTGTGGACAGACGACAAAACAATTTCGACAAGAGATAATGAAACAATAGAAACTTGTTAGGATGCGACTGAATTTAGTAACCAACCATTGTTAAGAACTGCAACTGTGAATAATGAGGTGATTTTAATAGGCGAAGCACTCTAAACTATGGAAAACTAGGAGGTGTAGTTTAGAGGTTTATCGAATGAGTGCCTTGGGAGGCCTGTTAAAGGGATTAGGGGGCTCTGCTAATTTTTAGGTGCGGTTGTTTGTTATCTGTTTTGTCCTTTCCTTGTCAATACAATTCGTCATTCTATGTCTCATAGAAAGcgagctagaattcatatatTTGACCCCATATAGTGAGACTAAGACTTGATATATTGTTGGTATTCTCAAGTCTAAGATTTTCAATGTCTTGAAAGAGTTCCTACAATATTGTGAAGTAAActaattgaattatatcccccTTTTGTGATTAATTCCTTGAGAAATGAAACAAAATGGAATTGCAGGGCGACATACGGGCCCTGGAGGACTTGACGTACGAGAAGCGAAAGGAGTTCATAATGAAGAACAAGCTTCCCGAGGACATCCCTATTGTCTCCTTCCATTCTGAAGCCAGCTTCGGGCCAGAGGTGCTAGCCACAATGTCGCATATAGCGCACGCAGAGCTCCCATGCATCCCTTTCCCGAGCCTCCGCAGGCAAGCGGGGCACAGCGTGCCCGTGGTGGTTCCTGTCTCTGCTGCCCTCGCCGTGTGCGCGCTCCACCTGAGGCTCAGGTATGGCGAGAAGAGCGACGGGTTGGTGACGTGTCGCGATGCCGAAGTCCCGGGGTCGGTCGTTGTCCGGCCGGACCGGAAGCTTGATCACAGCTGGATGGTATACTCCCCATGGAAGAAGGATGGAGATGAAGCTGATGCTTGTGAAATGTGTGAGGCTGTGTTGAGTCTGCTTGTAGAGCTTGGCAAGGCTAAAGCAGCTGGCCACATTGTATAGCTGCTACTGCTAGTGCTACCTatctttaacattaaccaaCCACAATCATCTGTTTCAAATTTCTATTACAGAATGATTGATTTATTGATGAATATTCTTCCAACTCGACCTGGTAGGAAATGAGCTATTTAAAATACCCACTGTGTAAAGATAGCATGATGAGAAAATGGAGTtggccaaattcatatttttgtttttgtaattttatgtttttttaatatgatcattcaaattttttgttgtttcgatGATATTCTTATACCTgaattttttagtcaatttaattcatatacttCTAAGTTctttttttgtgacaatttaaacttttcgttatattaaatacatttctatacttatatttttaagaaaatttaatcCATGTACtttgacatataaaaaaaaatgttaacttaactcatttcattttatttctttatttatgcatcaaaatatagaaattaaattaattaaaaaatgcaaGTATAAAGGTATAgtcgaaataatgaaaagtttgagTTGCCACaccaaaaaaatgtcaaaaaatagagattaaattgattaaaaaatatatgttcaagaatataattgaaacaacgaAAAGTTCACTAATAGTTAAATTGATTCATctcactttatcttttttttttttacacatcaaaatataaaagttaaattagtttgaaaatacaagtatatggatataattgaaataacgaaaaatttgaattgatatatgaaaaaatattaaaaaatagagattaaattaacttaaaaatataaatttaagaatgtaattaaaataataaaaaaattaagtaaccacacgaaaaaaaatataaaaatataagggtgAAAACATGAGTTTGGCCAAAGAGACGGAGACAAAACATTTTAAAGGTACAAGATTTAGGGCAAGTGTAAATGTAAGTGTGGGCAAAGGAATTTTCTATCCATGGTCTCACAATTATTATCCTTGAATGTAACTAAATAATCACTAATAATCACTCACTTATGACCCGAACTATTTGAATAACATGCCATAATGGTAAAGTATTTAGAGTTTTACATGGAGTATTAAAGTTTGAATCAATGCAACGATTTGAAAGACATATTTATTGCTGGAAAACAACATTTAGTTAGAAAATAACAATAAAGTTGAAAGGTAACAATAACACTAAGGGTGTATTTGATAgaggtgaaaaatgagaatggaatttcaattctatggaattccaattctcaccccaacccctaagaattctaattccttgattttaagaaaaatctttactttttgaactaagatggaattcgaatttcatggaattgaaaagctgtttgatagaatttcttaaaatttagatgaaattcgaattccaccctcattttccactcttatcaaacgcaccctaaaaAGTAAATTCTACATCGACTACACTAAATATCTAGTTTTGAGTGTGTATGAACTGTGATTGCATCTAAATTTACTTGGAGGGTATATCAGGGGAATGTCACtcatttctaaaaattagtcgaacaaaattcaaacaccatgatgaataaaaaaaaaaaatggaagatgaTTCAAATGCATAAACAAAGTACTAATTAGGCAAAGACTGCACTTGGTCATCCAATCTTAACCTTTAactagaaaaagaaagggatgaCCTTGTCGTGATGATGATGAGTGATGGGGTAGATGTCCCTTCTACATGGACCAGGGAGGGTGGTTTCCGTATGAGTTTGAGATGATGGGTCCCTTCTACGACCGAGATTTAGAACCAGAACAGATCAAGGGACGGTGCAGATCAGGCCAACACGAGAGGGGCCTACGATGACACGGTGGGCCACTGAAACATGGAATAAATCAAGAGGGATCCAATTCCAAACACGAATGGTAGGAGGCCCACTGGTTCGTCCGTGCAACGGTACAGCTCCAATACACTGTGAGGCCCAAATCACTCGCCGGCCCACTAAGAATTCTCACTTCGGTAAATTCACTCTAACTAGACTTTTTGtgatttagtttatttttatggtGTCCTGTGTGATTTAAATTTATCGTTTTGagattttggttatttttatagtattttcCGTGCAAACCCTTTTATAGTTATCGATTCAAAAATATAAGGTGACCTTGCTTTTTGAGGGTAAAAAAGGTAGAGGAAATATCTCAAGTAATATTCGATTATCAGGTGTTACGGCTCTAAAGTAACCCATACAATATTCTTAATAGAAGTTCAAACAActtccaataaaaaaatatttatacttaAAACTAATAAAGATGGATAGATAGAGAATATCTAGAAGTTCAAGATAACTCTCTTTAACGAACTCAACAAAGTAATCTCGTAACTTCAAGAAAATAAGTGTCTTCCCACAAAAAAGGTTGCAGTGACAAGGCTTAGtcaattatttaacaaaaacaCAAGCCTCCACAAAGTTGTAAGACTTTAAGTTTCAAACTAAGAGAACATACTCAATATAGATATAGTGTAAGTCATTTTCTATAAATCCACTTTTATTTACCTTTGACATTCTTGAATTCTCATGGTTTAcgatttttgttctttttttttttttactaaacaCCCCTATTTTGTTAAAAGGATAAATATTTTGTCTTTTGTACCAAATTTAAACTATGACAAAGGAAAGTGAACCATATGAGTGTAGAATACTATAAGCGAATCCATAACGTAATTGTGTTACCTTTTCATTTATTACATGAAATGTCTAATAAACCCTAACATTAGTTGTAAGGATCACAATGATCTAAATGTTGGGTTGGGTCTCCTCCTTTGTGGAGATGATCtattagtttatatttaatcattaatt
The sequence above is a segment of the Diospyros lotus cultivar Yz01 chromosome 7, ASM1463336v1, whole genome shotgun sequence genome. Coding sequences within it:
- the LOC127805940 gene encoding uncharacterized protein LOC127805940 isoform X3 — protein: MSDLSMNGETSSDTRAVCSTAMRTGSLLSSHVRFCSSVDDIFARLLTLTTSVRGRFIHFIEELVYRDINRCSEDLMDPSSGQHSRCSSCTNCRIVSDGCSSSSGPYNTSTSVGIPEKRASDLKIRLMLPLFGFRLAWRLALSSWKFSFCFIRCTQVKVRSVISRVRKTLHGSSDDIGWLQHTPGMAPVEDGSARFLELLHHVRNGNHNLPDSFVYLLIPGLFSNHGPLYFVGTKRFFSKMGLACHIAKIHSEASVEHNAWELKLYIEELYWGSGKRVMLLGHSKGGVDAAAALSIYWGDLKDKVAGLALVQSPYGGTPLASDILREGQVADKETRRIMELIICKLIKGDIRALEDLTYEKRKEFIMKNKLPEDIPIVSFHSEASFGPEVLATMSHIAHAELPCIPFPSLRRQAGHSVPVVVPVSAALAVCALHLRLRYGEKSDGLVTCRDAEVPGSVVVRPDRKLDHSWMVYSPWKKDGDEADACEMCEAVLSLLVELGKAKAAGHIV
- the LOC127805940 gene encoding uncharacterized protein LOC127805940 isoform X1; amino-acid sequence: MHHFSSVRPFFVFFGMTCRKEGLMSDLSMNGETSSDTRAVCSTAMRTGSLLSSHVRFCSSVDDIFARLLTLTTSVRGRFIHFIEELVYRDINRCSEDLMDPSSGQHSRCSSCTNCRIVSDGCSSSSGPYNTSTSVGIPEKRASDLKIRLMLPLFGFRLAWRLALSSWKFSFCFIRCTQVKVRSVISRVRKTLHGSSDDIGWLQHTPGMAPVEDGSARFLELLHHVRNGNHNLPDSFVYLLIPGLFSNHGPLYFVGTKRFFSKMGLACHIAKIHSEASVEHNAWELKLYIEELYWGSGKRVMLLGHSKGGVDAAAALSIYWGDLKDKVAGLALVQSPYGGTPLASDILREGQVADKETRRIMELIICKLIKGDIRALEDLTYEKRKEFIMKNKLPEDIPIVSFHSEASFGPEVLATMSHIAHAELPCIPFPSLRRQAGHSVPVVVPVSAALAVCALHLRLRYGEKSDGLVTCRDAEVPGSVVVRPDRKLDHSWMVYSPWKKDGDEADACEMCEAVLSLLVELGKAKAAGHIV
- the LOC127805940 gene encoding uncharacterized protein LOC127805940 isoform X2, yielding MHHFRKEGLMSDLSMNGETSSDTRAVCSTAMRTGSLLSSHVRFCSSVDDIFARLLTLTTSVRGRFIHFIEELVYRDINRCSEDLMDPSSGQHSRCSSCTNCRIVSDGCSSSSGPYNTSTSVGIPEKRASDLKIRLMLPLFGFRLAWRLALSSWKFSFCFIRCTQVKVRSVISRVRKTLHGSSDDIGWLQHTPGMAPVEDGSARFLELLHHVRNGNHNLPDSFVYLLIPGLFSNHGPLYFVGTKRFFSKMGLACHIAKIHSEASVEHNAWELKLYIEELYWGSGKRVMLLGHSKGGVDAAAALSIYWGDLKDKVAGLALVQSPYGGTPLASDILREGQVADKETRRIMELIICKLIKGDIRALEDLTYEKRKEFIMKNKLPEDIPIVSFHSEASFGPEVLATMSHIAHAELPCIPFPSLRRQAGHSVPVVVPVSAALAVCALHLRLRYGEKSDGLVTCRDAEVPGSVVVRPDRKLDHSWMVYSPWKKDGDEADACEMCEAVLSLLVELGKAKAAGHIV